The following nucleotide sequence is from Aedes aegypti strain LVP_AGWG chromosome 3, AaegL5.0 Primary Assembly, whole genome shotgun sequence.
gagatggattccgtttgatttctcccgaagagttatccgacgtaaTATTCGATTTTCAAATTCGACAAATaacgaatcatttcaacaaacataactgaacagaagaaagttcaagtaacaagaataaaatgtTCTTTTTCTTACATGTTACTAGTGTTATcgttcattgggacgccttaacaaatgttaaaggtaatagaaaattcttaaaaatctaGGTATTCTTTGTGGATTGGTGGAATTTTTAGATGAATTCTTAGGAGATATAAAGATAAATTGATGAAGTAATCATTAGAAGTATTGCACGAGAAGTTCCTGAAGGTATTCTGAACAAAAATAAGAACCAAAATTCGACGGCGACCagataaagaaaaataaaaacctcAGGAGAAATTATTAAGATTCTTGGAGCATTTCatcgaggaattcctgaagaaactgtaGAAAAGTCGTCTATAAAGTATCTCGGAAGCAGGTCTGGTAGCGACAATGTTTCTTGAGAATAGAATATTTGGGAATaggatattttttgaaaatgttatacaAGAAGTATTACCACACTGCTCGTTTTTCtgtatctttttttatttttttccaggaattgtaTCTGGTATTTGCCCAAAAGTTTACCTCATATATTACTCCAAATGTCTCTTCAGTAGTTTATTACGTGATTTTTACGGACTTTCTAAGGAAGCTCTCCAAGAGTTTTGttttaaatactttaaagaTGGCTCCAGCAAAAtgtgaaggatttttttcagaaattattggagttTTTGTTAAATCCGAGAGCTATTTCAGGAGAACATCCTAaagtaacatctgatgaaaGTTGATAGAACTGAATTTTAAAGTAACCCTTGGATAACTTTCACAAAGTTATCAGAAATAAATCCTGGATTCTTgaggaaatcttggaggatCCTTCATGAATCCCTTAAAAATATCGGACGAAATCCCTGAAGAGATTTGTGTAGAATCGATCGATTGGATGAATTACTGGAATTATTAATGTAGTAATAGCTGGTGCGTGCGTAACCCTCAATTAACTTTTAAGGTGACACAGTTTGGGATCAACTCTTTAGATTGCACTGAAAcctcaaaggcacaaatctcgcgaagaaagcatccaacaacagtgaactttttattttggctttgagcactagcagaaagcttcaaataagaagatcaggaacgtttgtcaactatttctccagttttgtgcgtttaaaaacgtgagtagcgggagaagtcggccattgtgccggccatctttggattccgagatatttcacCTTAAAGAATCTATAAAGATTTTACTCGACAAAttgttagcttagcttagcttagattgCCTACATATACATGTATCTAAGGTTGCTAtttcgtgattgaccgaagtcagtaacgatgcacaaagaatcaactaggaGTTCGCCTGGGATTTGCCATGATTTTcctcagtgtgcataattcagtgcttcTATTTATACAGAGTCAATAacgccacgtccttgcagtcaggtgagaTTAGGGGGAGGAATATTAGTCTGTAACCttccgtgtttacctctgcatctccaatATTTAGGTATTCCTTTTTGAGCAATTCCAGGAAGTAAATGTGGATGAACTCATGTaagaatttaatataaaaatgcCTGGAAGAATAACTGTTCAAATTAACTAAGGAATTATtgatcttgctggaaaattcctaagcgaatttcttcataaactctaaaattaacttttttggatgttttttttttaatcctgtGGGAATCTTTGGGAGATCTATAACAGCAACAACTGAAGAAATCCTGAGGTAGTCTCTGGGAATTGTTACCAGCATTGGAAAgcattaaagaaatttctctaagcatcctttgaaacaTCGctgaaagaatttattgaaaagtTCATGAAGGAAtcgctagaggaatttctgaagatgtCCCTTAATGTATGCCAGAAAAAATGTCTGTAGAAATCATTAGCAAAATGCCTGAAGCTTTTCTTCGGGGAATAttcggataaatttctggagagcttgcaaaataatttttgaagatttctctGATTCCTCTTAAATTTGAcagcagaataaggaaaaaataaGAGACTTCAGAtgccattttggttaaaatagacttTACAGACCTTTCTTTAAAATAGAggctttttagagacttgcattgaaatagagacGCGTCTCTTAagagagacctgctaccagccctgcgctGTTGAGCTAAACACATCTGGTCACTTTTCGTGAGACGATCGAGATTTCCAACACTACCTATGTCAAATCAAGCGGAACTCACCTGGATGGAGTGGGCACGGGCACGGTGACGCGAGGCCATGTCGCTGTAGCACTGAGTGACGGCACCGCCAACGGTCAGATCACGGTACTCGCGGTACATGTTGTGCGTACCGGAGCGCGAGTCGTAGCGCAGCCAGATGCCAAAGTTCTTGACGCGCAGCGGAGTCTTCTCCAGGATGCGCTTGACCGAAACGATCTCTCCGGTGGCCTTCTTGAACTTACGCAGCTGCCGCAGGAAGTACCAGAAGCGGGACTTGGCCACGATCTGGTCCGGTGCGAAGATGTGCATCTTGAACAGCGGAGGGTTCGGATCCTTCTCCGAGGGCAGCTTACGCCCGATGACCTGGTATTCCTTCAGCTACGGCGAAACGGAACAAAAAACGACAACAATATCAGTAAAGCAAGGTTAGGTGCGCAATCGAAGTTTGACAGATCTCCTGCGAGCGAAGTGTTTCGTTTCGACCAAGTTTTACATCACGAATCTGGTCCATTTTTCACACTCAAGCCCGGACGAACATTTTAGATTAGAATCACATAACGCTATATCTCAGTCCCGAAACTGTATGGAACGCTTTTCATTAATAATTGGCCAAATATCAACCGATTCCAAACTATATTCGGATCGAGCCGACAAACAGCCGGGATCGAAAGAAAAACACATCACCAAAACACTCATTATTTCGGGATTTTCTCAACAAAACGCAACCGATCGCGCATAATTCGATGACCATCCGTAAAAACTGCAGAAACACTTCACTTTCAGATAATTTAAACCCCGAAAACTAgggaaaatttaataaaattcaagatttttaccactcctttagctttcattttgaCTGCGTTTCATGAAAGAGGAAACGGAAAAGGACTTTGACAGCACCAGGTTGAACTGAAATTGACAGCGGTGGTTGAAGCGGCGCGAGTGCCGAGAAAAAGCGCCGCTTCCGCTGAGAGTGCGTTCAATGCTGGATCACCCGGGCGACAGAGGCACACGGGAaaaatttatatggaaaaatatattatgggttgcaagaaaaaaatcctggattcCTCACGGTGAACCGAAACAAATACCATACTGTTTGGGTtcattcgcaaatttcataacgccgaatatgaccaattttgacacccactcacccccttgttacgctttttgtatgaatattctacgaattttgtatgagctgtaacatttcgaAGATACCCACCCACACGCTTAAATAAATCAATACTATAAGGCTTAAATATCATACTAAAACCATATTCAGTCTATTCACCCCATGCAATGAATATTGTTTAATTATACCCCCATAATATAAACGGTTTTTATCAATCATAATGCTTAATTGTGCGATATTATTTAGTGGCCGTTGTTTTTTCTTTACATCCAAACCACATGGCCAGAAATATGCAAATTGGATAGAGAAAATCAAgaataaattgacaaaaatattacatttattcaaaaacaaGCTTCATTACCCCATTTTTACTGAACGACGATGCAGTGCTTCGATCATTTTAGAAATTAAACACAGCTGCTTTACCCAGGTATGATCGGAATTCTCGGAACCCTTTCGACGTCTTGCAAAGTTCCGGATATGTCTGCCATCGAAACCTCCTAAATGCCACCAGTACCGTCCGgtccaaggggtggatcactttttCAATGCACATCTAATGTGCATCaatttgcatcaaatgcatttttccTTCATTCACATCATCTTGGCCCTGAGAGCACTGTATCATCATAGCAACACGCCATtgtttgttgtgaaaaatttgaaaatttcaatttctcgtTATATGAAACGTTGGTCAGCCTAAAACTTTAATAATCGATCAATTAATGATAATTATAAACTTTATTTAACCTACTCATTATTCTTTGCAGGTCATCAATTTAATTAGAGGCATATCTTCTTTAACGTAGCATTTTAAGGCATGTGAATCCTGAATGTTTTTGACCCGGCTagtgatttattttttctcaagatTTCTGTATACATTCATGTTTGATAAACAATTCTAAATAAATTCATAGAGAAGAAGAAAGGAATGTATAATTACTTATTAAAAAAGTTGCCTTACGCATGAGGGTCCTAATTTTGCCTAGATctatgaataattgaataattcaACAATGCATACAACTTCTATCAGCTTACATATGGCTGGGGCTCTGCTTAACCATATACATAGGCTTTTTACACGGCAAATATCAATCAAGATTCCTgtcagattaaaaaaaaatgtggttcGGAAGATCCTCGGAAGGGCAGATCTCTCATTCTGAGGATTATTGCGCCGCAGTATATGTAAATTTTATTCGTGACGGCCTTATTCTAACGATACTTTTGTGTATTCGAAAAACTCATGGTCGTGATAcgcttttcatataaaaaatgtttgcatCATGTCCCGTACTTTAGATTTACATTAGTTAAATATAATAAAGAACAGAGCTAATCAATAAGTGACAAAAACTTCCCTCGCCAAAGattctttttttattgttttttgatTGCTTATATTGAATTGGTCCTACTTCACTCTACAACAGAATCCTCGTTAAAATTGATCTTTACTTGCGATCTGCTACAGAAATATCAGCTACTTAAGAAAATATTGCACCGATTTATTTCCTCGCCCGGCACATCAACTCTCCAATGATACGGTCGCTCTCTTGCATCCGACGAGCTCTTCGTGCTTGCCTCCAAGCTgcaatataaaatatttgattttttgtcgATTATGCAACGATACCATCATTCTTTGGCTTGAAAATCCGATTGTCGTCTTCGCCTAAGGAGCGCAAACGGCCTGGGCCCGGGTCATTCGGTGGTTTGTTGAGATTCCAATGAATTTTTAAAGACTTGTAGcagttgtaatttttggtttGACTAGTTTGACACTTTGACAACAATCAAAATCAAACATTGTAGCAATCCATGGATTAGGGGAAATGCGTGCATTTAAATGCAATCAAATGCATCAATATCTTCTGATGCATCAAATACATCaagagtgatccaccccttggtcCGGTCACATTCTGCAGATTTCCGTCGTCACTCCATCCGAAAACACACGCAACCGGTTGAGGAAGATGTTGAACTATGTCTTCCAGGCGGCCCACCCGGTCATATAAAATTTCCAACGGTATCCGCCGTTTCTTCAACAGGAGGAACACTACAATCCTATGGGTTATCTCGGCCTTGTTTACCATCCTCGGgtaatctgattttttttaacacgaGTCAGGTTCACGCCGGGTGGctgaaattttacagatgtttgttaatcgtactcaatagaccatttccgtcagatctaacacccgttttttatatttttcttcgaaagataaTTATTTTTCACTAACACTCCCGTTggaatttttctttttataccattcttgaatttttgacaaaatttcaaaaatttgaaatctttcAATATTTTGAGACATGCGGAACGAAAATAGTAACCCTAGAAGTGAGGATTTAAAACCGGTTAACTGATAACCCTATCATCAgctgttgtttactttttgaaaTGTCAATCGTTTCATCGTGTTTTCAATCGTGGTAGAAATCACATCGTGTGagtatttgcattttttttaattaataacttATTCGACATGTTCTGAGGAAATATTCTGTGATAAACTATTACGATGCGTATTCATTACGAGCTGAGGCCTTTGTTTTGTAACCTAATCGCCCCACCTGCTGTCTTCCAGATGAggtaagtttgataaattactgGTTTGGTTTGTGACTATGAAATCTATCGCTATTATTTTCAGATTTAAGTGCACTCCGGAAAcagttaaacaaaaatgtacTCTATGATTAATATACCACTACACCACGTAATCTTGGAGTTATCATATAATCAGTTCAAGAATTTATCAACTCCGGCGGCGAAAAGAAGTGCATGCATGCTCGCATTCTCCGTTCGCTCCTGACGGGTGGCTCAGCAGTTAACAATCTGAACGGTATGAAGAATATCCTGACGAACGGCGGGACCAGTATGCTTCGGAAAAACTTCATCAACGGTATGGATGACTATCATCTGGGTGTTTTCAGTGGACGCAAGAAGGATGAACAACTCGAGTAACAAATCCCAATCCTCTAAATTGAATAATAATCGAACACCTTCATTCAAGTTGGTATTTCTAACAGATTCTTGGAAGAAGTACATGTACATATTcattaaataataaataatgttgattattcaattttaatgtaaagcCTTCGGAAGCGATCTATGCTGAATTAAAAGGACTAGGGGCCTTTTTCAATTCTTTGTGGTATCTGGAGCCGTATCTTGATCTGAATCTGGTATCTGGAGAGTATCTGGACTTCCCATAAATGCCTATAGGCACAACCACTCATTATACTTCCATGCTGTTGACTTTTAAGGTTTGGGGTAGTTACCGCACAACAGAGACCCACTCAATGTCCCACAAGTGCAGAAAGCCTAGTTCGGTTCGCCTAGTGTAcctccaatagggtcctaaaatgtttaatgaaatcatgttttcatttaataacacgaaagagcatgttactgcaactactttagcaatttttcccgctcaaataacggttataagatattaaaactttaatttaaaaattggattcgtaaatgaaccttgacacttgagatcatgtttgacgttcgcttaattgacaaaaacaccacaggggttttaggtTTAACACTGCggggttgttcctttctgacattttggaaaGTACACGGGAAACAaaatttacctaaaatttgagtttaagccaaggggtgtgacaaaatgcaacaaaagcataaaacaatgttttttgggcgaaaaacactaaaaaactgagtaaacatgtgtttttggcctaaacttaagcgtttagcactaaaattgagacagggctttaggaccctattgaaccATTTTCTGTTTTTCTGGCCTGACATCATTCGGCATTCGTCCGTTTACTTCTGATGCCTAAACACGGAAGCCTAGAAAGAATTCCATACATTTGAGACAATATATTTCGATCCCATCAAACATAAAGGCCCAAACTAATGACAGGGGAACGGCAACGGTAACTGGTTCGTTAGCATGAGCTATAACATGGTCGTCGACTTGGTGTTGGTTCACTTccattcgttgacagctcagtcgagatggtgtgatccATTCTGGCCAAACTGGTTTCGCCTCCATTGTCGTTCCGCTATAGCATTGCGTTTAGGCCTTTACGGTCCgggcaaagacaaattaaagacctccatgtcccttgcagttgcccaaaattttatggctcataaggtaatctagaatgccgtgaaaagtgtactgcgatctgtcaaacttgggtaccttttgtactaccgagggaccaaatgcagtactagaagtggtacccaatctgagcccgagtgtgacggacctggtccGGGGATCAATGGCTATACTTTCCTTCTGAAGATAGGCGTACAAATGCCTGGACTGGACTGGAAATCCGGAACATTATAGATTTTAGGGCAGCAAATCTTTGAGATTCTGGATAACAAAATCTCTcgattttgatattttcagcttttttaaatttattagaaTTATATTTTGAGCTTTAACTAGAAAAATCTTCGACAGCTTTCCAACGGCCTTGAGACCGGAAGAGGAAGAAGTACTTGATCTACGACTATCTCAACCCCACAGTACCTAGTTTGAAAGGAATGACTATTAATTTGAATGCGGCTGGAACAAGTACCCAATGCTGGGTGGTAAAAAAATGGGAAGTGATATgctgcaagaaaaaaaaaacaaatagtacgggcctgttcacaaatttcataatgcttaagggggtgggtgggtgtcctcgtgacGTTACAGCTCATagaaaatttgtagaaaaagcgttacaagggggtgggtgggtgtccaaagtaaccattttcagcgttatgaaatttgtgaatgaaccctactATGACGATGGCAATCGTTCGACCCTCCAAACAATACCATCAATCAACTACGGTTCTGATGGTGGAACTGGTAGATGTTGTAATCCGTCGTAGTGGAGGTTATTTCCATGATGGCCGCGGACGTTTCGGTGACCTTAGCAGAATACGAGGATGTGGCCTGTGGATCCAGAAGTAGAAGCTTTCCCAGAATGAAAGAGCGGAGCTGCATCCATTTATGAATAatgataaataataacataaacAAAATACAACTGTCATGTTTGGCAGTCAGCTGATCAGAAGTTCATCATCACCGCGGTGGTGATAAATTGTAGGGGAAATAGGGGTACATATGAGAAAAATCGGAGTGAAATAATTCATAGGACACTGTGGGGTGAAACGttgtgccgccagtttttcgttatttttcaatagttagaggcTTCAAAACTTATAAGCATATTaataaagtttgttcagtaaattataAGGAAGCTTATGAGCCAATAACATTTTTTGACGGAAATAGTCTATTTGTTAAGTAtacccgaataaaaaatacaatacaaaaacaatataacgtattgtaacagtaccattcagtatattggaaatacaatacagtatatgtaaaataacaatacaattacagtacaatatattgttttgaacagttcactgtatggtatatgagatttttgcaatataatgtatgggtggttaagtatcgtaacaatacatatatagatattttctcatacaaacattttgaaaatacaatacgatataatgttaatgtattgtcttgattagcaattcgtgtattgttgtacaatacaaaaacaattcaacgaactgtatcatggttgcattcgtcgttacagctaatgtcaagtgacttctaaaaaactacttatttttactttttgaatatttttaacccaacatttcttgctttctgaatttgtttttttatttctttcagcaaagctacatagaaaaaagcaacagttgttttacgcgaaaataggattttgaccaaaattgtaaggtataaaaccaattaaaaacaatacaatgttctgttacaatatattatattgtttatgaattgtatatccaaacaagaataatattgcttcgacattcaattacaaaaagctgtattgtatccaatacgttatattgtacatttgtACCAGCCTAGCATCATGATACGGTACTTTCTGATGGAATATGCAATGCTGTTTCCTCTCCGTGCAGTATTCGGTGAGTGGTAACCAAGGTGGCAACCCTGAATGCTACCCACTGCACCATCGTGCGAGCGCGCCAAAAGCGCATCAATGAGAAGGAGAAGACGAAGCAAAGTGTGCTTTTTTCATTCATCCGTTTATATTCAACCCGAGCAGACGTGCATTAAAGTTTATCTCGTTTCATTCACACAAGTGTTTCATTCCTTGTCCGGTTTCCTTTTCTTCGGTGTTTCGCTTCCGTTGTGccgtgtccacctctgcccaacaggttatgggcccagaggAAATCCGAAAATAATTTCCGGATAGTTTAGGAAGAAAGTGTGAGAAACTGTTTTCCTGTTTCGGGTGTTCGCGCCGCGTgtgattgaatttttgtttcctGCTGTGGTGATTCAGTTcggaaaacaaaatggcggagCAGAACAAATTCGCGTTTGCCAGGTTGAGCAACCACAACTGGCAGATCTGGAAGTTCCGGATGGAGATGCTTCTGACCAGGGAGGAGCTCTGGTATGTGGTGGGCGATGTGAAGCCGGAGCCGGTTACCGATCAGTGGACGAAAGACGACCGGAAAGCTCGTGCCACCATCGGTTTATGTATCGAGGACAATCAGTTCGGTTTAGTGAAAAACGCGGACAGTGCGAAAGCTTTCTGGGATGAGTTGAAAGCATACCACGAAAAGAACACGGTTACGTCGCGTGTGTCTTTATTGAAAAAGCTTTGCAGTGTGAATCTCGCGGAAAGTGGTGATCTCGAGTGCCATTTGGTAGTGCTGGAAGATTTATTCGACCGTTTGTCGAATGCGGGGCAACCGCTGGAAGAGTCGCTGCGGATCGCGATGATCCTGCGCAGCTTGCCTGACTCCTACGGAACATTGGTGACGGCCCTAGAGAGTCGTGCCGATGCCGATATCACCATGCAACTGGTAAAATCGAAGCTACTGGATGAATTCGAGAGGCGGAAGGAACGATCCGGTGAATCGTTTGACATGAAAGCGATGAAAAGTGCAATGCAAAGTGTGGGCGGTGTTTCAGAACGTGTGTGCTATTTCTGTAAAAAGCCTGGCCATGTACGTCGGAATTGCCGGCTTTATCTGGCGAAGCAGAAAAGCGGTGAAGCCGAGAAGAAACCTGGAGAAGAAAATTCGAGCGGCAGGCAAAAtgcgaagaaagtgaaaaacGAAACCTGCAGTGCCGGTGTGTGCTTCATGGTGGCGGATGATGGACAGCGTGAATGTTGGTTCATCGACAGTGGAGCGAGCTGCCACATGACAAGTGACAAGAAATTTTTCACGACGTTCGAAGACAAGTCTGGTCCAAATGTGATTTTGGCCGACGGCAAAGTTGCTGCCACAGCTGGATGCGGTGATGGTGTAGTGTTGTGTGTAGGTGGAGATGGAAATACAATCGAAGTAAAGTTGCGCGATGTGTTGTATGTTCCCTCCCTCACAAGTGGACTTGTGTCTGTGGACAAGTTAACCGCGAAAGGATTTGTGGTGAAATTCCGAAAGGATGGTTGTTCTATTTGCGACGTCAGCGGTAGGGTGGTTGTTGCCGGGGAGCAGGCTGCATCCCTGTACAAGCTGAAGCTGGCGGAAGTCGCAAGGAAAGTGGAAGGTAAGATGCACAATCATAACTGCCAACATCAGTGGCATAAGCGTTTCGGGCACAGAGACCCGG
It contains:
- the LOC5579919 gene encoding 60S ribosomal protein L18a, with product MKAKGVLKEYQVIGRKLPSEKDPNPPLFKMHIFAPDQIVAKSRFWYFLRQLRKFKKATGEIVSVKRILEKTPLRVKNFGIWLRYDSRSGTHNMYREYRDLTVGGAVTQCYSDMASRHRARAHSIQIIKVESVEASKTRRAHIKQFHDSKIRFPLVQRYHHKRYRKLFSFRRPDTYYQ